The following are encoded in a window of Telmatobacter sp. DSM 110680 genomic DNA:
- a CDS encoding ATP-binding protein produces MRWWPRTVRWQLILWLMLLEVLSVALFAIVLVKIEGQEIRKRALERLTHQATSVALQAEEAYRQQHPELVLASLRMMGEAPSVAGAKITDAAGNILFVSGIERPESALEPAEKAQIAQVIKHEPLVFSFGKNRFEGVKAIYVGDALRGYAWVETDRSWDNEILDTVLRSSFSFGLIWIGASALLVLLLSRSISRPLGVLQGGTRALMEGPATRAQFPLPVKVDNEFGDLIQAFNRMVASLEEQRSGLNDTLSLLDSMLANAPIGLVFFDRQSRIVRVNEVFAKMTGVALSRHLGRMLPELLPEPTAKRLEDAVRHVLETEATVHDLEVTGQRNDGGGTWTWLMTAYPVRPSAEKVRWVGAIVTDVSERKRSEDALRRTEKLAATGRLAASIAHEINNPLEAITNLLYLLRRFCKLDESALNYVTIAEREVHRMSEITQQTLRFYRQSTLPARASMEELLDSVLDMYIARLATLGVSLDRRYDPNLDLFCFAGELRQVFSNFVSNAMDAMAGGGRLIVSARRSRDWVHPEREGVRFTIADTGSGMAPEVRAHLFEAFFTTKGATGTGLGLWVSHEIILKHHGIIAVRSRAGNSSGTVFHIFFPDNEVLTSGAQLVEGATSEA; encoded by the coding sequence ATGCGCTGGTGGCCACGGACCGTCCGATGGCAGCTGATTCTATGGCTGATGCTGCTCGAGGTCTTATCTGTCGCTCTGTTTGCAATTGTCCTCGTGAAGATCGAGGGACAAGAGATACGCAAGCGCGCGCTGGAGCGGCTGACGCACCAGGCAACGTCGGTGGCTCTGCAGGCGGAAGAGGCCTATCGGCAACAGCACCCTGAACTTGTGCTTGCTTCCTTGCGCATGATGGGCGAAGCGCCCAGCGTGGCGGGTGCCAAGATTACGGATGCGGCCGGCAACATTCTTTTCGTCAGCGGAATAGAGCGGCCCGAATCTGCACTGGAGCCTGCAGAGAAGGCGCAGATAGCCCAGGTAATCAAGCACGAGCCTCTGGTTTTCTCGTTCGGCAAGAATCGCTTTGAAGGTGTGAAAGCGATTTACGTGGGTGACGCTCTTCGCGGCTACGCGTGGGTTGAGACGGATCGATCCTGGGACAACGAAATACTCGACACGGTCTTGCGCAGTTCGTTTTCGTTCGGTCTTATCTGGATCGGCGCTTCGGCGCTGCTGGTGCTGCTATTGTCGCGTTCCATTTCCAGGCCATTGGGAGTATTGCAGGGGGGAACCCGGGCGCTGATGGAGGGACCTGCGACAAGGGCGCAGTTTCCGCTGCCTGTGAAGGTGGATAACGAGTTTGGAGATTTAATCCAGGCCTTCAACCGGATGGTAGCTTCGCTCGAGGAACAACGTTCTGGCTTGAACGATACGCTTTCGCTTCTGGATTCGATGCTGGCCAACGCGCCGATCGGACTGGTGTTCTTTGATCGGCAATCGCGGATTGTGCGGGTGAACGAAGTTTTCGCGAAGATGACAGGGGTGGCGCTGAGCCGGCATCTGGGGCGCATGTTGCCGGAACTGTTGCCGGAGCCGACTGCCAAGCGGCTGGAGGATGCTGTACGCCACGTGCTTGAGACGGAAGCGACAGTGCATGATCTCGAGGTTACAGGACAACGCAACGATGGAGGCGGAACCTGGACGTGGCTGATGACCGCCTACCCGGTTCGACCGAGCGCCGAAAAGGTTCGCTGGGTAGGCGCGATTGTGACGGATGTGAGCGAAAGAAAGCGAAGCGAAGATGCGTTGCGCCGCACTGAGAAGCTGGCCGCGACGGGACGCCTTGCCGCTTCGATCGCGCATGAGATCAACAATCCCCTGGAAGCGATTACGAACTTGTTGTACCTGCTGCGCAGATTCTGCAAGCTGGATGAAAGCGCATTGAATTACGTCACGATTGCGGAGCGGGAAGTGCATCGCATGTCGGAGATCACGCAACAGACGCTGCGTTTTTACCGGCAATCGACGCTTCCGGCACGCGCGAGCATGGAGGAGTTGCTGGACTCGGTTCTGGATATGTACATCGCGAGGCTGGCTACGCTGGGCGTGAGTCTGGATCGGCGCTATGATCCGAACCTCGATCTCTTTTGTTTTGCGGGCGAGCTCCGCCAGGTGTTTTCAAACTTTGTGAGCAACGCGATGGATGCAATGGCAGGCGGCGGCAGGCTAATTGTGAGCGCCCGACGTTCGCGGGACTGGGTGCATCCTGAGCGCGAAGGAGTGCGCTTCACGATTGCCGACACCGGTAGCGGCATGGCGCCGGAAGTGCGCGCGCACCTTTTTGAGGCATTCTTTACGACCAAGGGGGCGACAGGGACGGGCCTTGGACTATGGGTGAGTCACGAGATCATCCTGAAGCATCATGGAATCATTGCGGTGCGCAGTAGAGCTGGCAACTCCTCGGGGACGGTATTCCACATCTTCTTTCCCGACAACGAGGTGCTGACGAGCGGGGCGCAACTGGTTGAAGGGGCTACTTCCGAAGCTTAA
- a CDS encoding BON domain-containing protein yields the protein MNKPLILRIFSSVGVIALAGAMALAQDAAPSSAPRSDGQIEMDVVHALDGSQALKNDLITAATIQSEVTLSGTVSSDSSKQLAESIAKTVPGVSKVHNNLKVGNPADDANAQGAPANDPSNGMADAQAAPPQDNGQNPNYNQNPGPDQGAPSINQAPPPNWGDQNQQQQPAYGQQQPPAYGQNQPGYGQQAPPPPGYGQAGPPPGYGQQAPPPGYGQRPDYAQAPPPPRYSLPRGPVTIPQGTLIQVRTNEPVNSKRAKDGEPIQFTVIQDVTFGGVLAIPRGATVHGVIAEVKRSEKGSLTGSNELALELTSLDLMGQSYPLQSDMFKVKGPGKGGRSAGNVVGGALIGAIIGGAIGGGEGAAVGAVAGGGTGAAASAASSGPGVWIPAEALVSFHLATPITVEPVSQQEAMRLAQGLNPGGPNLYRRGPYAYPYRPYPYAPVYYRPYYFTGGYYYWR from the coding sequence ATGAACAAGCCTTTGATATTAAGGATATTTTCCTCGGTTGGAGTGATTGCTTTGGCGGGCGCGATGGCGCTGGCCCAGGACGCCGCACCGTCCAGCGCGCCGCGCAGCGATGGACAGATCGAGATGGACGTAGTGCACGCACTGGATGGATCGCAGGCACTGAAGAACGATCTGATCACGGCGGCTACGATTCAAAGCGAGGTGACTCTCTCGGGGACGGTGTCGAGTGACTCCTCGAAACAACTGGCCGAGTCGATCGCGAAGACAGTTCCTGGCGTGAGCAAGGTCCACAATAATCTGAAGGTCGGAAATCCCGCGGATGACGCCAACGCACAGGGTGCTCCAGCGAACGACCCGAGCAACGGCATGGCGGACGCCCAGGCGGCACCTCCGCAGGACAACGGGCAGAATCCCAATTACAACCAGAATCCGGGCCCTGATCAGGGTGCGCCGAGCATCAATCAGGCTCCGCCGCCGAACTGGGGCGATCAGAATCAGCAACAGCAGCCCGCTTACGGGCAACAGCAGCCTCCGGCTTACGGACAGAATCAGCCGGGATATGGGCAGCAGGCGCCGCCTCCTCCAGGGTACGGACAGGCTGGGCCGCCTCCGGGATATGGGCAGCAGGCACCCCCTCCGGGATATGGACAGCGTCCTGACTATGCGCAGGCTCCGCCTCCGCCGCGTTATTCATTGCCGCGGGGACCGGTCACCATTCCGCAGGGAACTTTGATCCAGGTGCGGACGAATGAACCGGTGAACAGCAAGCGCGCCAAGGATGGCGAGCCGATCCAGTTCACGGTGATTCAGGATGTAACGTTCGGTGGGGTGCTGGCGATTCCGCGTGGTGCGACGGTGCACGGCGTTATTGCTGAAGTCAAGCGCTCTGAAAAAGGTTCGCTGACCGGCAGCAACGAACTGGCGCTGGAACTGACGTCGCTGGATCTGATGGGGCAGAGCTATCCGCTGCAGTCCGACATGTTCAAGGTCAAGGGACCGGGCAAGGGCGGTCGCTCTGCTGGCAACGTTGTGGGTGGAGCGCTGATCGGCGCGATTATTGGCGGCGCGATTGGCGGAGGAGAGGGAGCAGCGGTGGGCGCAGTGGCCGGTGGTGGCACAGGGGCAGCGGCATCGGCAGCTTCTTCGGGTCCAGGAGTATGGATTCCGGCAGAGGCGCTGGTGAGCTTCCATCTGGCGACTCCGATTACGGTCGAGCCAGTGTCGCAGCAGGAGGCGATGCGGTTGGCGCAGGGTTTGAATCCCGGCGGACCGAACCTCTATCGTCGCGGGCCGTACGCATATCCTTACCGGCCTTACCCATATGCTCCGGTGTATTACAGGCCGTATTACTTCACGGGCGGGTACTACTACTGGCGGTAA